From the genome of Papaver somniferum cultivar HN1 chromosome 2, ASM357369v1, whole genome shotgun sequence, one region includes:
- the LOC113352250 gene encoding charged multivesicular body protein 1b-like has product MAQGLEKSKNKSEELKSLSENLKTVAKEREKEVAPEKLRIKDAIEKQNGKEMRIHARNMVRMRQEVANDHQISRRIDSMVDYFDKEPEQSAVFSFIPTIVEAIDSSLAPGNSKKLATTVDEIEKRYFSAEVVSKFKYSSITENRPVFMSEEEKLCNLIQKVADEYKLKVSVRLEHSPGMSPTVRDEVKWFDDSQVKTKSTSWFNIFACYM; this is encoded by the coding sequence ATGGCACAAGGTTTGgagaaatcaaaaaacaaaagtgAAGAGTTGAAGTCTTTGTCGGAAAATCTGAAGACAGTAGCTAAAGAACGTGAGAAAGAAGTAGCACCGGAAAAGCTTAGGATTAAGGATGCAATCGAAAAGCAAAATGGGAAAGAGATGCGAATTCATGCAAGGAATATGGTTCGCATGAGACAAGAAGTGGCAAATGATCATCAAATATCTCGTCGTATTGATTCAATGGTCGATTACTTCGACAAAGAACCGGAACAAAGCGCGGTGTTTAGCTTCATTCCGACTATTGTTGAAGCTATCGATTCTTCTTTAGCACCCGGAAATTCCAAGAAGTTAGCGACTACAGTGGATGAAATTGAGAAGCGATATTTCAGTGCTGAGGTAGTGTCGAAGTTTAAGTACTCGTCGATTACCGAAAACAGGCCGGTTTTTATGTCTGAAGAGGAGAAACTTTgtaatttgattcaaaaagtagCAGATGAATACAAATTGAAGGTTTCAGTTAGGTTAGAGCACTCACCGGGGATGTCGCCGACAGTTCGGGATGAAGTAAAATGGTTTGATGACTCTCAAGTTAAGACCAAAAGTACTAGCTGGTTCAACATATTCGCTTGTTACATGTGA